The Mytilus trossulus isolate FHL-02 chromosome 3, PNRI_Mtr1.1.1.hap1, whole genome shotgun sequence genome contains a region encoding:
- the LOC134709324 gene encoding uncharacterized protein LOC134709324 encodes MLQLTQPCLVLLLIALANGSGYGNGKTTKVVVDKGNGYGYDDDAYGNGKASKIVVNKGNDYGYENDGYGNDKTTKIVVNKGNGYGYDHDSYGTDKTTKIVVNKGSGYGYNGYRNRRTNIIVNKGSGYGNGYNGYGNGYGYGNIYGYGNRYGYRNGRTNIIVNKGSGYGNDYNGYRNGYGYGNIFGYGNRYGYRNIYGYGNRYGYRNGRTNIIVNKGSGNGYNNNGYGNGYGYGNIFGYGNRYGYRNIYGYGNRYGYRNGRTNIIVNKGSGYGYNNNGYGNGYGYGNIFGYGNIYGYGNRYGYGDNGNRNGRTNIIVNKGSGYGYNNYGYGNGYGYGNRYGYGNIYGYGDNGYGNGKTNIIVNKGRGYGYNNGGFGNGYGYGNIFGYGNIYGYGNIYGYGNIYGHGNGKTNIIVNKGSGYGYNNYGYRNGYGYGNIYGYGNIYGYGNGYGYGDNGYRNGRTNIIVNKGSGYGYNNDGYGNGYDDGYNSYGNGKTTKIVVNRGNGYGYNNNGYGNDKTHIIVNKGRGYGYNNDGYGYGYGNGYGYGYYGNGNGKTKIIVNKGSEYGYHNDGYGNIKDKLFYKY; translated from the exons ATGCTCCAGTTGACACAGCCTTGTTTGGTCTTGCTTCTTATTGCATTGG CAAATGGAAGTGGTTACGGAAATGGTAAAACAACAAAAGTTGTTGTAGATAAAGGAAATGGATATGGTTATGATGACGATGCTTATGGAAATGGTAAAGCAAGCAAAATTGTTGTTAATAAAGGAAATGACTATGGTTACGAAAACGACGGTTATGGAAATGATAAAACAACgaaaattgttgtaaataaaGGAAATGGATATGGTTACGATCATGACAGTTACGGGACcgataaaacaacaaaaattgtaGTAAATAAAGGAAGTGGTTATGGTTACAACGGTTATAGAAATAGAAGAACAAATATCATTGTAAATAAAGGAAGTGGATATGGTAATGGTTACAACGGTTATGGAAATGGATATGGTTATGGAAATATATATGGTTATGGAAATAGATACGGTTATAGAAATGGCAGAACAAATATCATTGTAAATAAAGGAAGTGGATATGGTAATGATTACAACGGTTATAGAAATGGATATGGTTATGGAAATATATTTGGTTATGGAAATAGATATggttatagaaatatatatggttatGGAAATAGATACGGTTATAGAAATGGCAGAACAAATATCATTGTAAATAAAGGAAGTGGAAATGGTTACAATAACAACGGCTATGGAAATGGATATGGCTATGGAAATATATTTGGTTATGGAAATAGATATggttatagaaatatatatggttatGGAAATAGATACGGTTATAGAAATGGCAGAACAAATATCATTGTAAATAAAGGAAGTGGATATGGTTACAATAACAACGGCTATGGAAATGGATATGGCTATGGAAATATATTTGGTTATGGAAATATATATGGTTATGGAAATAGATATGGTTATGGTGACAACGGTAATAGAAATGGAAGAACAAATATCATTGTAAATAAAGGAAGTGGATATGGTTACAATAACTACGGCTATGGAAACGGATATGGTTATGGAAATAGATATGGTTATGGTAATATATATGGTTATGGTGATAACGGTTATGGAaatggaaaaacaaatatcattgtAAATAAAGGAAGGGGTTATGGTTACAATAACGGTGGCTTTGGAAATGGATATGGCTATGGAAATATATTTGGTTATGGAAATATATATGGTTATGGAAATATATATGGTTATGGAAATATATATGGTCATGGAaatggaaaaacaaatatcattgtGAATAAAGGAAGTGGATATGGTTACAATAACTACGGCTATAGAAACGGATATGGTTACGGAAATATATATGGTTATGGTAATATATATGGTTATGGAAATGGATATGGTTATGGTGACAACGGTTATAGAAATGGAAGAACAAATATCATTGTAAATAAAGGAAGTGGATATGGTTACAATAACGACGGATATGGAAACGGGTATGATGATGGTTATAACAGTTACGGAAatggaaaaacaacaaaaattgtaGTAAATAGAGGAAATGGATATGGTTACAATAACAACGGTTATGGAAATGATAAAACTCACATCATAGTTAATAAAGGACGCGGATACGGTTACAATAACGACGGTTATGGATATGGTTATGGAAATGGGTATGGTTATGGTTACTATGGTAATGGAAatggaaaaacaaaaatcatagtAAACAAAGGAAGTGAATATGGTTACCATAACGACGGTTATGGAAATATCAAAGACaaactgttttataaatattaa